The sequence below is a genomic window from Gossypium hirsutum isolate 1008001.06 chromosome A11, Gossypium_hirsutum_v2.1, whole genome shotgun sequence.
TCATTAATCCACAATTATTTGTTCAAATATTGctccaaatataattaaaaactgTTTAGCACTAAACACTAATTTCAATCACATTTTTTGCTGTTTTAAATTGAGCTGTAATAGAATATAAAGTGTGAAAAAGCAAACAATTTTTCACATAAGGGAATCCTTTTTGCCTATCTGTTGAATTCTTCTTTGTACTatattaatttagttcatttttcgTTGATTggtatgaaatatttaaaaaaaaaaacccaaaacacgAAATTAAGACCAAATCATaacaaattaaagtatatagacCAAAAATTGAGAGAGATTAGTCACCTCTTAATCAGGCCATAGCCATGGCTTCCCATAACAAGCACATCAGCATTGATCTTGTCGGCAACCTGGCAAATCACGTCCCTTGGATCACCGCTCTCTATTATCACCTCTACTTTAACCTAATTACCCAAAACGTTCAATTTTGGTCCTCCAAATAAACAAGGGGTACTTTTACAAATACCACAATTACTCAGTAACTCACCTCAGGATCACCTTGCTCTCTGCACATCCTTTTGGCCTTCTCGATGACACAACCCGCCACATCGTTGCTGTACTTGTCCATGGTGGCCAAAATATCAGAAGAAAACAAATACCCTGAAACCAAAAACCACAACGGATTTGAAAAAACTACTCATTATTGCTACTGAAAACCcacataaaaaaagaaagaaagaaagaactacCCGTGCCATCTAGGGAAGTGTATACGGCTCGTGGAGGTTTAGCGTAAAGGAGGACAAGGGTATCTTTCGAAGTGTGAGAAATCACGTTCTTGAGGCACCATGAGAGAGCGTTCGTGCTCTCCTCACCTTCGTCGACGGCCACCAGGATTTTGCGATCCTTAGATACAACGTCATCCTCGGCCATTGAATCTATGAGTTTGGATTGGAAcagttataaaagaaaaataacctTGAGAAATTGAAGATGGAATTTTGAGTGTGTAATGAGGATTGGAGTGTGTTTTATAGAGGGGAGTGTTTTCGGGTTTGCGTAGGGAAAAACTGTGGGTTTTAGGCTTCGGGGTCGTCCGGTTGCTGGTTTTGAAAGACAGAAGGACGGTTTTTGGCTTGGTTTGACTGTAATGTTGTACGTGTCCACACCAAAATCTATCTTgtctctttacttttattttttattatctaatttgCATTGATTGTGAATGTATTTTCAAAACTGAtcgcattttgtttattttattaaagaaatagtaaattaatttttatatattaaattaaaaaataaatgtaattttttattaaaattttttatcaatttttattattaaatattaatctttatatgttaaaataaaatagacaTGGCTCATtatgtgtaactctctatttatttagccaacaaaattaatttttaatagttaaaatagataaaacttttactaaaaaaattaattttttaattttttaaataattaatttacctattttttaaataaatgaataaaatataatgttagtACCATAATCCATTTACCcatatttgaataattaattaatggTTTAGATATAATCAAAGTATTCAACTTTTAAGAGTAAGAGTTGAAGTAGATAATTACAAGTTGATATTCTTAATTGATTTAAGCTTCAAtaagatatttttatataataatattttaattttaatatatattttaaaaatataattaaatgttatcttattaattttgcttaaataatttaaaagttttattgtTAGATTATGGCATAGCAAGGGGATTAGGAATAGCATTTTTAGGTTCGATTAAATTAAGTTG
It includes:
- the LOC107886946 gene encoding universal stress protein A-like protein encodes the protein MAEDDVVSKDRKILVAVDEGEESTNALSWCLKNVISHTSKDTLVLLYAKPPRAVYTSLDGTGYLFSSDILATMDKYSNDVAGCVIEKAKRMCREQGDPEVKVEVIIESGDPRDVICQVADKINADVLVMGSHGYGLIKRAFLGSVSNHCAQNVKCPVLIVKKPRCSSSASGTK